A single genomic interval of Lathyrus oleraceus cultivar Zhongwan6 chromosome 7, CAAS_Psat_ZW6_1.0, whole genome shotgun sequence harbors:
- the LOC127100721 gene encoding transcription factor-like protein DPB yields MMGIRPQQSSVDEEDDELLGCGTTISGQSGSTSRSAGLPSTGTAAGDNAALKLNHLDIQDDDAGSQGVVASKKKKRGQQRAVGGDKSGRGLRQFSMKVCEKVESKGRTTYNEVADELVAEFADPINSVLSPDKQQYDEKNIRRRVYDALNVLMAMDIISKDKKEIQWRGLPRTSLNDIEELKTERLGLRTRIERKSSYLQELEEQFVGLQNLIQRNEQLYSSGNPPSGGVSLPFILVQTRPHATVEVEISEDMQLVHFDFNSTPFELHDDNYVLKAMEFGDRPQSDTVTHNVTDAGEGSSMSGMRSQVRPSVSSVSTRPPTSPPLPGILKARVKQEH; encoded by the exons ATGATGGGAATTCGACCTCAGCAATCGTCTGTAGACGAAGAGGACGACGAGCTTCTAGGTTGCGGAACAACGATTTCTGGCCAATCAGGCTCCACCAGCAGGAGTGCCGGTTTGCCGTCTACGGGGACTGCCGCTGGTGACAACGCTGCTCTCAAATTAAACCATCTTGATATACAAGATGATGACGCTGGATCACAGGGAGTAGTTGC TAGTAAGAAGAAAAAGAGAGGTCAACAAAGGGCTGTTGGAGGTGATAAAAGTGGAAGAGGGCTTCGCCAATTTAGCATGAAAG TGTGTGAGAAGGTGGAAAGTAAGGGAAGGACAACTTACAATGAG GTGGCAGATGAACTTGTGGCTGAATTTGCTGATCCAATCAATAGTGTTTTGTCCCCTGATAAG CAACAATACGATGAGAAAAACATTCGGCGAAGGGTCTATGATGCTCTGAATGTTCTCATGGCAATGGACATTATCTCTAAGGATAAAAAGGAAATACAATGGAGGGGTCTTCCTCGTACTAGTCTGAATGATATTGAAGAGCTAAAG ACAGAACGTCTTGGGCTCAGGACTAGAATTGAAAGGAAATCATCCTATCTGCAGGAGTTAGAGGAACAA TTTGTAGGTCTTCAAAACCTTATTCAACGAAATGAACAATTATATAGCTCTGGAAATCCTCCTAGCGGAGGTGTATCTTTACCCTTTATCCTGGTACAG ACACGACCTCATGCAACTGTTGAAGTGGAAATATCAGAAGACATGCAGCTtgttcattttgattttaatag TACTCCCTTTGAGTTGCATGACGACAATTATGTGCTAAAGGCAATGGAATTTGGCGATAGACCTCAGAGTGATACCGTTACACACAATGTTACAGATGCAGGTGAAGGTTCTAGCATGTCAGGCATGCGGTCACAGGTTCGTCCTTCAGTTTCAAGCGTGTCAACTAGGCCTCCCACATCACCTCCACTCCCTGGAATATTAAAGGCAAGAGTTAAGCAAGAACATTGA
- the LOC127100722 gene encoding transcription factor-like protein DPB, translating into MGTRPQQSRVDEDDEELLGCGTTISGQSGSTSRSAGLGTTAGDNAALKLNHLDIQDDDAASQGAVASKKKKRGQRAVGGDKSGRGLRQFSMKVCEKVESRGRTTYNEVADELVAEFSDPSNSVLTPDQQQYDEKNIRRRVYDALNVLMAMDIISKDKKEIQWKGLPRTSLNDIEELKTERLGLRNRIERKTAYLQELEEQFVGLQKLIQRNEQLCSSGNPPSGGVSLPFILVQTRPHATVEVEISEDMQLVHFDFNSSPFELHDDNYVLKAMNFCESERPQSDNVTHNIVNGGEGSSMSGMYQSQVPRSVSNMSVRPPTSPPLPGILKARVKQEH; encoded by the exons ATGGGAACGCGACCGCAGCAATCGCGTGTAGATGAAGACGACGAGGAACTGCTTGGTTGTGGAACTACGATTTCGGGCCAATCAGGCTCGACTAGCCGGAGTGCTGGGTTGGGGACTACCGCCGGTGATAATGCTGCTCTCAAATTAAACCATCTTGACATACAGGATGATGATGCTGCATCACAGGGAGCAGTTGC TAGCAAGAAGAAAAAGAGAGGCCAACGGGCTGTTGGGGGCGATAAGAGTGGAAGAGGGCTTCGCCAATTTAGTATGAAAG TGTGTGAGAAGGTAGAAAGTAGAGGAAGAACAACTTACAACGAG GTGGCAGATGAACTTGTGGCCGAGTTTTCTGATCCAAGCAATAGTGTTTTGACCCCTGATCAG CAACAATATGATGAGAAAAACATCCGTCGAAGGGTCTATGATGCTCTGAATGTTCTCATGGCTATGGATATTATATCCAAGGATAAAAAGGAAATACAATGGAAGGGTCTTCCTCGTACCAGTCTGAATGATATTGAAGAACTAAAG ACAGAGCGTCTTGGGCTCAGGAACAGAATTGAAAGGAAAACAGCCTATCTGCAGGAGCTTGAGGAGCAA TTTGTAGGTCTTCAGAAACTCATTCAACGAAATGAGCAATTATGTAGCTCAGGAAATCCTCCCAGTGGAGGTGTATCTTTACCTTTTATTCTCGTACAG ACACGTCCTCATGCAACTGTTGAAGTGGAAATATCAGAAGACATGCAGCTTGTTCATTTTGATTTCAACAG TTCTCCTTTTGAGCTGCATGACGACAATTATGTTCTCAAGGCAATGAATTTTTGTGAGAGTGAGAGACCACAGAGTGACAATGTCACACACAATATCGTGAATGGAGGGGAAGGTTCTAGCATGTCGGGCATGTATCAGTCACAGGTTCCTCGTTCAGTTTCAAACATGTCAGTTAGGCCTCCCACATCACCTCCACTCCCTGGAATATTAAAGGCAAGAGTTAAGCAAGAGCATTGA